In the Alligator mississippiensis isolate rAllMis1 chromosome 7, rAllMis1, whole genome shotgun sequence genome, one interval contains:
- the CAMK2N2 gene encoding calcium/calmodulin-dependent protein kinase II inhibitor 2 produces MSEILPYSEEKVRYGADAEVSEISFSCRLQDTNSFFAGNQAKRPPKLGQIGRAKRVVIEDDRIDEVLKGMTDKSPAGV; encoded by the exons ATGTCCGAGATCCTGCCCTACAGCGAGGAGAAGGTCCGCTACGGCGCGGACGCCGAGGTCAGCGAGATCTCCTTCAGCTGCCGCCTGCAAGACACCAACTCCTTCTTCGCCGGCAACCAGGCCAAGCGGCCCCCCAAGCTGGGCCAGATCGGCCGGGCCAAGCGAG TGGTGATCGAGGACGATAGAATAGACGAGGTGCTGAAGGGCATGACGGACAAGTCGCCGGCGGGGGTATAA
- the EEF1AKMT4 gene encoding EEF1A lysine methyltransferase 4 — MEPRRYRARGFWDARYRAGAAPAEWLGGLGRFRRQLEPELRPGDRVLVLGCGSSTLSYDLFQLGYTDITSIDYSAVCIEAMRARYAHCPGLRWAVMDARDLRFPDGSFDVVLEKGVLDAMVAGEADPWHVSPQATALLDRVLSEVSRVLRPGGRFVSISFAQPHFRKPHYAQPAYGWSLRHETYGTAFHYFLYTMVKGQALAPADLALGRSLHEPPCPTGPPQLPPSPMADTEDFLYAIEL, encoded by the exons ATGGAGCCGCGGCGCTACCGGGCGCGCGGGTTCTGGGACGCGCGGTACCGGGCGGGCGCGGCCCCGGCCGAGTGGCTCGGCGGCCTCGGCCGCTTCCGCCGGCAGCTGGAGCCGGAGCTGCGCCCCGGGGACCGCGTCCTCGTGCTGG GTTGTGGCAGCAGCACGCTGAGCTATGACCTCTTCCAGCTGGGCTACACGGACATCACCAGCATCGACTACTCGGCCGTGTGCATCGAAGCCATGCGTGCCCGCTACGCCCACTGCCCCGGCCTGCGCTGGGCTGTCATGGATGCCCGTGACCTGCGCTTCCCTGATGGCAGCTTTGACGTGGTGCTGGAGAAGGGCGTGCTAGATGCCATGGTGGCGGGTGAGGCTGACCCCTGGCACGTGTCGCCCCAGGCCACAGCGCTGCTGGACCGAGTGCTGAGTGAG GTGAGCCGGGTGCTGCGGCCCGGTGGGCGCTTCGTGTCCATCAGCTTTGCGCAGCCACACTTCCGGAAGCCTCACTATGCACAGCCGGCCTACGGCTGGTCCCTGCGCCATGAGACCTACGGCACCGCCTTCCACTACTTCCTCTACACTATGGTCAAGGGTCAGGCCCTGGCACCCGCTGACCTGGCACTGGGCCGCAGCCTCCACGAACCTCCCTGCCCCACCGGGCCACCTCAGCTAccacccagccccatggctgACACTGAGGACTTCCTCTACGCCATCGAGCTGTGA
- the ALG3 gene encoding dol-P-Man:Man(5)GlcNAc(2)-PP-Dol alpha-1,3-mannosyltransferase yields the protein MAPAAALGLVPGPGLRRAWRERRRLLLEPRYTPLVAAWLCLAEAGVCVWVVRRAAYTEIDWKAYMAEVEGVANGTLDYTQLKGDTGPLVYPAGFVYIFLWLYYVTGRGTDIRLAQHLFAGLYLATLVLVFRIYGRTRKVPPYVFFFMCCASYRVHSIFLLRLFNDPVAMAILFVAVNLFLDERWSWGCFFFSLAVSVKMNVLLFAPGLLFLLLRRFGLVGAIPKLAICAALQVVLGLPFLLENPGGYLSRSFDLGRQFLFKWTVNWRFLPEEVFQHRAFHAALLTAHLAALALLALRRWHRSEESILSLLRDPADRKTSLQPLTPNEIVFVLFSSNFVGVCCSRSLHYQFYVWYFHTLPYLLWGSPAKKLGHLLRVLVLGLIELSWNTYPSTVYSSASLHACHGVVLLQLWYGPASLPEPCGPSRRVTAPPKKTQ from the exons ATGGCGCCGGCGGCGGCGCTGGGGCTGGTGCCGGGCCCGGGGCTGCGGCGTGCCTGGCGGGagcggcggcggctgctgctggAGCCGCGCTACACGCCGCTCGTGGCCGCTTGGCTCTGCCTGGCCGAGGCGGGCGTCTGCGTGTGGGTGGTGCGCCGGGCGGCCT ACACGGAGATCGACTGGAAAGCCTACATGGCCGAGGTGGAGGGCGTCGCCAACGGGACCCTGGACTACACGCAGCTCAAGGGCGACACGGGGCCCCTGGT CTACCCCGCCGGCTTCGTCTACATCTTCCTGTGGCTGTACTACGTGACGGGGCGCGGCACCGACATCCGCCTGGCGCAGCACCTCTTCGCCGGCCTCTACCTGGCCACGCTGGTGCTCGTCTTCCGCATCTACGGCCGCACGCGGAAG GTGCCCCCCTACGTGTTCTTCTTCATGTGCTGCGCCTCCTACCGCGTCCACTCCATCTTCCTGCTGCGGCTCTTCAACGACCCGGTCGCCATGGCCATCCTCTTCGTCGCCGTCAACCTCTTCCTGGACGAGCGCTGGTCCTGGGGCTGCTTCTTCTTCAG CCTGGCTGTGTCAGTGAAGATGAACGTGCTGCTCTTTGCTCCGggcctcctcttcctgctcctgcgGCGCTTCGGCCTCGTGGGCGCCATCCCCAAGCTGGCCATCTGCGCGGCGCTCCAG GTGGTGCTGGGGCTACCCTTCCTGCTGGAGAACCCAGGCGGGTATCTGAGCCGCTCCTTTGACCTGGGCCGCCAGTTCCTCTTCAAGTGGACGGTGAACTGGCGCTTCCTGCCCGAGGAGGTTTTCCAGCACCGCGCCTTTCATGCAGCGCTGCTCACGGCCCACCTGgccgccctggccctgctggcactgcgcCGGTGGCACAG GTCGGAGGAGAGTATCCTGTCCCTGCTGAGGGATCCCGCAGACAGGAAAACATCGCTGCAGCCGCTGACACCCAATG AGATCGTCTTTGTGCTGTTCAGCTCCAACTTCGTGGGCGTGTGCTGCAGCCGGTCCTTGCACTATCAGTTCTACGTTTGGTACTTCCacaccctgccctatctgctgtgGGGTTCCCCTGCCAAGAAGCTGGGGCACCTGCTCCG GGTTCTGGTCCTAGGCCTGATTGAGCTCTCCTGGAACACGTACCCATCTACGGTGTACAGCTCGGCCTCCCTGCACGCCTGCCACGGAGTcgtcctgctgcagctctggtacGGCCCAGCCTCCTTGCCTGAACCTTGCGGCCCCTCCAGGAGAGTCACGGCCCCCCCGAAAAAGACACAGTGA